The Pocillopora verrucosa isolate sample1 chromosome 2, ASM3666991v2, whole genome shotgun sequence genome has a segment encoding these proteins:
- the LOC131792683 gene encoding pre-mRNA-processing-splicing factor 8: protein MAAWGQPAVAGLPAEITEEKLQEKARKWQQLQSKRYSEKRKFGFVEAQKEDMPPEHVRKIIRDHGDMSSRKYRHDKRVYLGALKYMPHAVLKLLENMPMPWEQIRDVKVLYHITGAITFVNEIPWVVEPVYLAQWGTMWIMMRREKRDRRHFKRMRFPPFDDEEPPLDYADNILDVEPLEPIQMELDPEEDGSVYEWFYEHNPLVDTKMVNGSSYRKWNITLPIMSTLYRLGNQLLTDLVDKNYFYLYDLKAFFTAKALNVAIPGGPKFEPLVRDVNVHDEDWNEFNDINKIIIRQPVRTEYRIAFPYLFNSLPYKVHLPWYHHPSVVYIKTEDPDLPAFYFDPLVNPIAHRHAVKTTEPQPDDDEDFELPEDIQPFLQDTPLYTDNTANGIALLWAPRPFCLRSARTRRAIDIPLVKTWYREHCPSAHPVKVRVSYQKLLKCYVLNALKHRPPKAQKKRYLFRSFKATKFFQTTTLDWVEVGLQVCRQGYNMLNLLIHRKNLNYLHLDYNFNLKPVKTLTTKERKKSRFGNAFHLCREILRLTKLVVDSHVQYRLGNVDSFQLADGLQYTFAHVGQLTGMYRYKYKLMRQIRMCKDIKHLIYYRFNTGPVGKGPGCGFWAPGWRVWLFFLRGVVPLLERWLGNLLARQFEGRHSKGVAKTVTKQRVESHFDLELRAAVMHDILDMMPEGIKQNKARVILQHLSEAWRCWKANIPWKVPGLPTPVENMILRYVKAKADWWTNTAHYNRERIRRGATVDKTVCKKNLGRLTRLYLKAEQERQHNYLKDGPYISAEEAVAIYTTTVHWLESRRFSPIPFPPLSYKHDTKLLILALERLKEAYSVKSRLNQSQREELGLIEQAYDNPHEALSRIKRHLLTQRAFKEVGIEFMDLYSHLIPVYDVEPLEKITDAYLDQYLWYEADKRRLFPPWVKPADTEPPPLLTYKWCQGINNLQDVWETSEGECNVMMESNFEKMYEKIDLTLLNRLLRLIVDHNIADYMTAKNNIVINYKDMNHTNSYGIIRGLQFASFIVQYYGLVMDLLVLGLQRASEMAGPPQMPNDFLTFQDVQTESQHPIRLYSRYIDKVHIFFRFTADEARDLIQRYLTEHPDPNNENIVGYNNRKCWPRDARMRLMKHDVNLGRAVFWDIKNRLPRSVTTLNWDESFVSVYSKDNPNLLFNMCGFECRILPKCRTTFEEFTHRDGVWNLQNEVTKERTAQCFLKVDDESQQRFHNRVRQILMASGSTTFTKIVNKWNTALIGLMTYYRESVVNTQELLDLLVKCENKIQTRIKIGLNSKMPSRFPPVVFYTPKELGGLGMLSMGHVLIPQSDLRWSQQTDVGITHFRSGMSHDKDQLIPNLYRYIQPWESEFIDSQRVWAEYALKRQEANAQNRRLTLEDLEDSWDRGIPRINTLFQKDRHTLAYDKGWRVRTDFKQYQVLKQNPFWWTHQRHDGKLWNLNNYRTDMIQALGGVEGILEHTLFKGTYFPTWEGLFWEKASGFEESMKYKKLTNAQRSGLNQIPNRRFTLWWSPTINRANVYVGFQVQLDLTGIFMHGKIPTLKISLIQIFRAHLWQKVHESVVMDLCQVFDQELDALEIETVQKETIHPRKSYKMNSSCADILLFAAYKWNVSKPSLLADSNDIMDSTTTQKYWVDVQLRWGDYDSHDIERYARAKYLDYTTDNMSIYPSPTGVLIGIDLAYNLHSAFGNWFPGVKPLIQQAMAKIMKANPALYVLRERIRKGLQLYSSEPTEPYLSSQNYGELFSNQIIWFVDDTNVYRVTIHKTFEGNLTTKPINGAIFIFNPRTGQLFLKIIHTSVWAGQKRLGQLAKWKTAEEVAALIRSLPVEEQPKQIIVTRKGMLDPLEVHLLDFPNIVIKGSELQLPFQACLKVEKLGDMILKATEPQMVLFNLYDDWLKTISSYTAFSRLILILRALHVNADRTKVILKPDKTTITEPHHIWPTLTDEEWVPVEVALKDLILADYGKKNNVNVASLTQSEIRDIILGMEISAPSQQRQQIAEIEKQTKEQSQLTATTTRTTNIHGDEIIVSTTSNYETQTFSSKTEWRVRAISATNLHLRTNHIYVSSDDIKETGFTYILPKNILKKFIVISDLRTQIAGYLYGVSPPDNPQVKEIRCIVMVPQWGTHQTVHLPNMLPQHDYLKEMEPLGWVHTQPNELPQLSPQDVTTHAKIMADNPSWDGEKTVIITCSFTPGSCSLTAYKLTPSGYDWGRNNKDTGNNPRGYLPSHYEKVQMLLSDRFLGFFMVPTQGSWNFNFMGVRHSPNMRYELQLSNPKEFYHEVHRPSHFLNFSTMEDVEVIGADRDDMFS from the exons ATGGCGGCGTGGGGCCAACCCGCCGTTGCAGGGTTACCAGCTGAAATAACTGAAGAAAAACTACAGGAAAAAG CTCGAAAATGGCAACAACTCCAGTCAAAAAGATACAGCGAAAAGAGAAAGTTTGGATTTGTGGAAGCACAAAAAGAAGACATGCCTCCAGAGCATGTTAGGAAGATCATTCGAGATCATGGTGACATGTCCAGCAGGAAATATCGGCATGATAAGCGAGTATACTTAGG TGCATTGAAATACATGCCTCATGCAGTGCTGAAGTTACTCGAGAACATGCCCATGCCATGGGAGCAGATTCGAGATGTGAAGGTTCTTTATCACATCACAGGAGCCATCACATTTGTGAATGAGATTCCATGGGTTGTGGAACCTGTCTATTTGGCCCAGTGGGG CACCATGTGGATCATGATGCGTCGTGAGAAGAGAGACAGGAGGCATTTCAAGAGAATGAGGTTTCCCCCATTTGATGATGAGGAACCTCCTCTGGATTACGCTGATAACATCCTGGATGTTGAACCTCTTGAGCCGATCCAGATGGAGTTGGATCCTGAAGAAGATGGAAGTGTTTATGAGTGGTTTTATGAACACAATCCCCTGGTCGATACCAA AATGGTCAATGGATCTTCATACAGAAAATGGAATATTACACTGCCAATCATGTCTACACTTTATCGTCTGGGAAACCAACTTCTGACAGATCTTGTAGATAAAAACTACTTTTACTTGTATGATCTGAAGGCATTTTTCACAGCTAAAGCATTGAATGTTGCCATTCCTGGAGGACCAAAATTTGAGCCTTTGGTGCGAGATGTCAATGTCCACGACGAAGACTGGAATGAATTTAATGACATAAACAAGATCATCATTCGGCAGCCTGTGAGGACAGAGTACAGAATTGCATTCCCCTATCTGTTCAACAGTTTGCCGTACAAAGTGCATCTACCCTG gTATCACCATCCATCAGTTGTTTACATTAAAACAGAGGACCCGGATCTACCAGCATTTTACTTCGACCCTCTTGTCAATCCAATTGCCCACAGACATGCTGTCAAG ACAACAGAACCCCAGcctgatgatgatgaagattttgaaCTGCCTGAAGATATTCAGCCATTCTTGCAAGATACACCACTGTACACAGATAACACAGCAAATG GTATTGCTTTACTCTGGGCTCCCAGACCATTCTGTTTAAGATCTGCCAGGACACGCCGAGCCATCGATATACCATTGGTGAAGACTTG GTATCGTGAACACTGTCCATCTGCTCACCCAGTTAAGGTGCGAGTGTCATATCAAAAGCTTCTCAAGTGCTACGTTTTGAATGCACTGAAACACAGACCACCTAAAGCACAAAAGAAAAG ATATCTGTTCCGATCCTTCAAAGCAACAAAGTTCTTTCAAACGACAACTCTTGATTGGGTGGAAGTGGGTCTCCAAGTGTGCCGGCAAGGCTACAACATGCTGAATCTACTGATCCACAGAAAGAACTTGAACTACCTTCATTTGGATTACAATTTCAATCTGAAGCCAGTCAAAACCCTTAccacaaaggaaagaaagaagtcCAGATTTGGAAATGCTTTCCATCTTTGTCGGGAGATTCTGCGTCTCACAAAGCTGGTTGTAGATTCCCATGTGCAGTACAGACTGGGTAATGTAGACAGTTTTCAG cTGGCTGATGGTCTTCAGTACACCTTTGCTCATGTTGGTCAGCTGACTGGAATGTACAGATACAAGTACAAGCTTATGAGACAAATCAGAATGTGTAAAGACATCAAACATCTCATTTACTACAGATTTAACACT GGACCAGTTGGGAAAGGTCCGGGATGTGGATTCTGGGCACCTGGCTGGAGGGTATGGCTATTTTTTCTGCGTGGGGTTGTACCTCTCTTAGAGCGTTGGCTTGGTAACCTCCTAGCCAGGCAGTTTGAAGGCAGACACTCCAAGGGTGTGGCCAAAACAGTAACTAAGCAGAGAGTGGAAAGCCACTTTGATTTAGAGTTACGAGCAGCTGTCATGCATGACATCCTGGACATGATGCCAGAAGGTATTAAGCAGAACAAGGCCCGAGTCATTCTGCAGCATCTGAGTGAAGCTTGGAGATGCTGGAAAGCCAACATTCCTTGGAAG GTGCCTGGCCTTCCAACACCAGTGGAGAACATGATTTTGCGGTATGTCAAAGCCAAGGCTGATTGGTGGACAAACACAGCTCACTACAACAGGGAACGTATCCGTCGTGGTGCCACAGTGGATAAAACTGTTTGTAAGAAAAATCTTGGACGTCTGACAAGACTCTATCTCAAAGCTGAACAGGAAAGACAGCATAACTACTTGAAG GATGGTCCTTACATCTCTGCTGAGGAAGCAGTTGCAATCTACACAACTACAGTTCACTGGCTAGAGAGCAGAAGGTTCTCACCAATCCCTTTTCCACCCCTCTCCTACAAGCACGACACCAAATTGCTAATTCTAGCTCTGGAGAGACTCAAGGAAGCCTACAG TGTAAAGAGTCGTTTGAACCAGTCCCAGAGAGAAGAGTTGGGACTGATTGAACAAGCATATGACAACCCTCACGAGGCACTCAGCAGAATCAAGCGTCATTTGTTAACACAGAGAGCCTTTAAAGAG GTTGGTATTGAGTTCATGGACTTATACAGCCATCTTATCCCAGTGTATGATGTTGAGCCATTGGAGAAAATCACAGATGCCTACTTAGACCAATATTTATGGTATGAAGCAGACAAGAGACGTCTGTTTCCTCCATGGGTCAAACCAGCTGACACTGAACCTCCTCCACTCCTTACGTACAAATGGTGCCAAG GAATCAACAACTTACAAGACGTCTGGGAGACATCTGAAGGAGAATGTAATGTTATGATGGAgtcaaactttgaaaagatgTATGAGAAGATTGATTTGACGTTACTGAATCGGCTCCTGCGTCTGATTGTTGATCACAACATTGCTGATTACATGACAGCAAAGAACAACATTGTCATTAACTACAAG GACATGAATCACACAAACTCCTATGGCATCATCCGTGGTCTGCAGTTTGCGTCATTCATCGTTCAGTACTATGGATTGGTGATGGATCTTTTGGTGTTGGGTCTGCAGAGAGCCAGTGAGATGGCAGGGCCTCCACAGATGCCAAATGACTTCCTGACTTTCCAAGATGTTCAGACAGAGTCACAGCATCCCATCAGATTGTATTCAAGATACATTGACAAAGTGCACATTTTCTTCAG GTTTACAGCAGATGAAGCCCGTGATCTGATCCAGCGTTACCTGACAGAACACCCTGACCCAAATAACGAAAACATTGTGGGCTACAACAACAGGAAATGCTGGCCAAGGGATGCACGTATGAGGCTCATGAAACACGACGTCAATCTTGGGCGTGCTGTGTTCTGGGACATAAAGAACCGCTTGCCAAGATCTGTGACAACACTCAACTGGGATGAAAGTTTTGTGTCTGTTTACAGTAAAGACAATCCAAATCTGCTGTTTAACATGTGTGGCTTTGAGTGCCGCATTCTTCCAAAATGTCGCACAACATTTGAGGAATTCACTCACAGGGATGGAGTGTGGAACTTACAAAATGAG GTCACTAAAGAGCGAACTGCTCAGTGCTTCCTCAAGGTTGACGACGAGTCACAGCAGCGATTCCACAACAGAGTGCGTCAAATCTTAATGGCATCTGGTTCAACTACGTTTACCAAAATTGTGAACAAATGGAACACGGCTTTGATTGGTTTGATGACATATTACAGGGAGTCAGTTGTCAACACTCAAGAGTTGCTGGATTTGTTGGTGAAATGCGAAAACAAG ATCCAAACACGTATCAAGATTGGGCTGAATTCCAAGATGCCTAGTCGGTTCCCTCCGGTTGTATTTTACACTCCAAAAGAGCTGGGAGGACTTGGTATGTTGTCCATGGGCCATGTCCTCATTCCACAGTCAGATCTCAG GTGGTCACAACAGACCGATGTAGGAATCACTCACTTTAGATCTGGAATGAGTCATGACAAAGATCAGTTGATCCCTAACTTGTACAG GTACATCCAGCCATGGGAAAGTGAATTCATTGATTCCCAGAGAGTGTGGGCAGAGTACGCGTTAAAACGGCAAGAAGCTAATGCTCAGAACAG GCGATTGACCTTGGAAGATTTAGAGGACTCATGGGATCGTGGAATCCCCCGTATCAACACACTGTTTCAGAAGGACAGACACACGCTCGCCTATGACAAGGGTTGGAGAGTGAGAACAGACTTCAAGCAGTACCAG GTTCTTAAACAGAATCCATTCTGGTGGACACATCAGCGTCATGACGGAAAACTATGGAACTTGAATAACTACCGTACAGACATGATCCAAGCCCTTGGTGGCGTGGAAGGAATCCTGGAACACACACTGTTTAAAGGAACTTACTTCCCCACATGGGAGGGTCTGTTCTGGGAGAAGGCCAGTGGGTTTGAGGAGTCCATGAAGTACAAGAAACTGACCAATGCACAGAGATCTGGTTTGAATCAGATTCCCAACAGAAGATTCACACTCTGGTGGTCACCGACTATCAACAGAGCGAAC GTTTATGTTGGTTTCCAGGTGCAACTTGACCTGACAGGAATATTTATGCATGGCAAGATTCCAACATTGAAGATCTCACTCATTCAGATTTTCAGAGCCCATTTGTGGCAGAAAGTCCACGAGAGTGTTGTGATGGACTTGTGTCAG GTGTTTGACCAAGAACTAGATGCTTTGGAGATTGAGACTGTACAGAAAGAGACCATTCACCCTCGTAAGTCATACAAGATGAACAGCTCGTGTGCTGATATCCTGTTGTTTGCCGCATACAAGTGGAATGTGTCGAAACCTTCCCTTTTGGCTGACTCAAA TGACATCATGGACAGTACCACAACCCAAAAGTACTGGGTCGACGTTCAGCTCCGCTGGGGAGACTACGACTCACATGACATCGAGAGATACGCACGCGCAAAGTACCTGGACTACACCACTGACAACATGAGtatctacccctcccctacaGGGGTGCTAATTGGCATTGACTTGGCTTATAATCTGCACAG TGCCTTTGGTAACTGGTTTCCAGGAGTGAAACCGCTCATCCAACAGGCCATGGCAAAGATCATGAAAGCCAATCCCGCCTTGTATGTGCTGAGGGAGAGAATCAGGAAAGGCCTTCAGTTGTACTCCAGTGAACCTACTGAGCCTTACCTGTCTTCGCAGAACTACGGAGAACTCTTCTCCAACCAGATCATCTGGTTTGTAGACGACACTAACGTGTACAGAGTCACGATTCACAAG ACATTTGAGGGTAACTTGACGACCAAACCCATCAACGGCGCCATCTTTATTTTCAATCCTCGAACGGGGCAGCTCTTCCTGAAGATCATTCATACCTCTGTGTGGGCGGGACAGAAGCGTCTTGGACAG CTGGCGAAATGGAAGACAGCAGAAGAAGTAGCGGCCTTGATTCGTTCGCTTCCAGTAGAAGAACAACCTAAACAGATCATTGTTACAAGAAAAGGCATGCTTGACCCACTGGAG GTTCATTTGTTGGATTTTCCGAACATTGTTATCAAAGGCAGTGAGCTGCAGCTTCCTTTCCAAGCTTGTTTGAAG GTTGAGAAGCTTGGTGACATGATTCTGAAAGCTACAGAGCCGCAGATGGTGTTGTTTAACCTGTACGACGATTGGCTGAAGACTATTTCGTCTTACACAGCGTTCTCCCGTCTGATCCTCATTCTCCGAGCCTTGCACGTGAACGCTGACCGCACAAAGGTCATCCTTAAACCGGATAAGACCACAATTACTGAACCCCATCACATCTGGCCGACACTGACTGACGAGGAATGGGTGCCAGTTGAG GTTGCTCTGAAAGATCTTATCTTAGCCGACTATGGCAAAAAGAACAA TGTGAACGTAGCTTCCCTTACACAGTCTGAAATCCGTGATATTATCCTTGGAATGGAGATCTCGGCCCCTTCGCAACAGAGGCAGCAGATCGCTGAAATCGAGAAGCAGACCAAGGAACAGTCACAACTGACAGCCACTACCACTCGAACCACCAACATCCATGGAGATGAGATCATCGTTTCTACGACATCAAACTACGAGACACAGACGTTCTCGTCCAAGACTGAGTGGCGTGTCAGAGCCATCTCTGCGACCAACCTACATCTGAGAACCAACCACATTTACGTGTCATCAGATGACATCAAAGAAACTGGCTTTACCTACATCCTGCCAAAGAATATTCTGAAGAAGTTTATTGTGATTTCGGATTTAAGGACACAG ATCGCCGGTTACTTGTACGGAGTAAGTCCGCCTGATAACCCACAGGTAAAAGAGATCCGGTGTATTGTGATGGTACCTCAGTGGGGCACACACCAGACGGTGCACTTACCAAACATGTTACCACAGCATGACTATCTCAAG gaGATGGAACCCTTAGGGTGGGTTCACACCCAGCCTAATGAACTTCCACAGCTTTCTCCACAAGATGTCACAACGCACGCCAAGATCATGGCGGACAATCCGTCTTGGGATGGCGAGAAAACAGTCATCATTACATGCAG TTTTACCCCAGGATCGTGTTCGCTAACAGCCTACAAACTGACCCCTTCGGGTTACGACTGGGGGCGGAACAACAAGGACACAGGGAACAATCCCAGGGGTTACCTTCCGTCTCACTACGAGAAAGTACAGATGCTGTTGTCAGATCGCTTTCTTGGTTTCTTCATGGTACCTACTCAGGGATCCTGGAACTTCAATTTTATGG GCGTTCGTCACTCCCCAAACATGCGTTATGAGTTGCAGTTGTCCAACCCCAAAGAGTTCTACCATGAAGTCCACCGGCCATCACACTTCCTCAACTTCAGCACCATGGAGGATGTAGAAGTTATTGGGGCTGATAGAGATGACATGTTTTCTTAG
- the LOC131792686 gene encoding sodium- and chloride-dependent GABA transporter 1-like, whose translation MNMDKSKSSDMESSEKKLIEKGKEANGEQASDASGSSSAVDERDVQVVEIEDEREQWGKKADFLLSCIGFAVGLGNVWRFPYLCYDNGGGAFLIPYLIMLVLCGMPMFYMELAVGQYFSLGPIGTWGAICPLFQGVGFASMMVSFLVCVYYNIIIAWCLYFLFLSFRKDVPWKSCGNWWNSEKCYAGRIPECSSGLSNGTVVLANSTAALANSTLKNCTKAAVDDFSSPALEYWQNYVLRLTDSIGDAGVFRWEILLCLLAAWIGVYFCMWKGVKSSGKVVYFTATFPYVVLFILFIRGVTLPNAKEGIIYYLKPQWYRLKDPKVWVAAATQIFYSLGIGFGSLVAMGSYNKFHNNVFKDAMMISLINCATSVFAGFVIFSTLGFMAHSLNKKIEDVASSGPGLAFVVYPEAIAQMPVSPLWAILFFFMLLTLGLDSQFGMMEAVITGVVDEYRIFRRHKELFILVACILCFLLGLPCVTQGGAYVLNLFDYQSGGVSLLFLAFFETVTLAWIYGTDRFSLDIEKMIGRRPGAWWWFCWRFCAPLIMAGIFLFSVSQWGGISYGDYKYPPWAEFIGWLIALSSMLFIPGVAIYNLYMTPGTFMERLYICLKPDPVVQKEIEERQGLEHQVELIKV comes from the exons ATGAACATGGATAAGAGCAAGAGCAGTGATATGGAAtcgagcgaaaaaaaattgattgaaaaagggaaagaagcaAACGGCGAGCAGGCTAGTGATGCTAGTGGCAGTAGCAGCGCTGTTGATGAACGTGACGTTCAAGTTGTCGAGATAGAGGATGAACGCGAACAGTGGGGGAAGAAAGCGGATTTTCTTCTCTCTTGTATCGGCTTTGCGGTGGGGTTGGGAAATGTTTGGCGGTTCCCCTATTTGTGCTACGACAACGGTGGAG GGGCTTTCCTCATTCCCTACCTAATCATGCTTGTGTTGTGTGGAATGCCAATGTTCTACATGGAATTGGCTGTTGGCCAGTATTTCAGCCTTGGGCCAATAGGGACATGGGGTGCAATTTGTCCATTGTTTCAAG GTGTTGGATTTGCAAGCATGATGGTGTCTTTCCTTGTTTGTGTTTACTATAATATCATCATTGCTTGGTGTCTTTACTTCCTCTTCTTGTCATTCCGCAAAGATGTACCTTGGAAGTCGTGTGGAAATTGGTGGAACAGTGAGAAGTGTTATGCTGGGCGGATTCCAGAATGTTCTTCTGGCCTTTCTAATGGCACAGTTGTCCTTGCAAATAGCACTGCTGCACTTGCTAATTCAACACTCAAAAACTGCACAAAGGCAGCAGTAGATGATTTTTCTTCTCCAGCCCTAGAGTACTGGCA aAATTATGTCTTGCGTTTAACAGACAGCATTGGGGATGCTGGAGTTTTTAGATGGGAAATATTGCTTTGTTTGCTAGCTGCTTGGATTGGGGTGTATTTCTGTATGTGGAAAGGAGTCAAGTCATCTGGAAAG GTTGTGTACTTCACAGCAACGTTCCCCTATGTGGtactttttattctatttatcCGTGGAGTCACGCTTCCAAATGCGAAAGAAGggattatttattatttgaaacCTCAGTGGTATCGACTCAAGGATCCCAAG GTATGGGTTGCAGCTGCAACTCAGATTTTCTACTCCCTTGGAATTGGCTTTGGTTCTTTGGTGGCCATGGGAAGTTACAACAAGTTCCACAACAATGTTTTCAA AGATGCAATGATGATTTCTTTGATCAACTGTGCAACTAGTGTTTTTGCTGGCTTTGTTATTTTCTCTACACTTGGCTTCATGGCACATAGcctcaacaaaaaaattgaagatgtGGCAAGTTCAG GTCCTGGCCTGGCCTTTGTGGTTTATCCAGAAGCCATTGCTCAGATGCCAGTTTCGCCTCTTTGGGCTATTCTGTTCTTTTTCATGCTGCTTACTTTGGGCCTGGACAGTCAG TTTGGTATGATGGAAGCAGTAATTACGGGAGTTGTGGATGAGTACCGCATCTTCAGAAGACACAAAGAACTCTTCATCCTGGTGGCTTGTATTTTGTGCTTCCTCCTGGGCTTACCATGTGTCACACAGGGAGGAGCATACGTGCTGAACCTATTTGACTACCAGTCAGGAGGTGTTTCTCTTCTGTTCCTGGCTTTCTTTGAAACTGTAACCCTGGCCTGGATTTATGGCACTGACAGGTTTTCTCTTGACATTGAGAAAATGATAGGTCGTCGTCCAGGAGCTTGGTGGTGGTTTTGCTGGAGGTTCTGTGCACCTCTCATCATGGCAGGAATCTTCTTGTTCAGTGTATCGCAATGGGGTGGTATCTCTTATGGTGACTATAAGTATCCACCATGGGCTGAATTTATTGGATGGCTTATTGCCTTGTCTTCAATGCTCTTCATTCCTGGAGTGGCAATCTACAACTTGTACATGACACCTGGCACATTTATGGAG AGACTTTACATCTGCCTGAAACCAGACCCAGTTGTGCAAAAAGAAATTGAGGAAAGGCAAGGTCTTGAACACCAAGTTGAACTTATAAAAGTGTAA